In Candidatus Kaistella beijingensis, a genomic segment contains:
- a CDS encoding alpha-2-macroglobulin family protein has protein sequence MKKFTTLFTFFLLFIIVTPIFGQKYYDDQWKKIETNYKQGLYKSNLPIILEIQKTAMKESNAVQLIRSLKAEFSIVNQTRDDEKNDSSSQFFKKLSELDQSLKGEEKLVYQVLLGEFINDHYQEDQWEIDQRTNINNQDFAQIETWSKLDFKNYLNKHFADLEKQNSELQKISMSKYKSIFEGTEDLDYFPTLFDYNSMKQIDFLKDEDLFTPNELKVNRSKINQIYEELITQNSGNSKLYFQHQKLNYNCEFTNCKDQLSQLQNLYKTTTEGDYKVMIAGEIIDELTEDQKYKEALIWVESVKKEYPKSKFLNNILNRENQIVNPNLTIYYETHTQANLPIHLVAQAKNVDKFSLNIYEVKDDFQNFLRYISDSYDKNKFSAVKKSLVRKESFDLQDLKDYKTHNTSFEIKPLPSGIYLVEYVVENAIQENFYFIVTNSRIIYNKKDDRKTIENQLKLVNRENGKSISSEGLKIYEYSRGTRMNTFPLNTDNSANFKFPVSQDNEYYRFYLVQQPKTNDFNLMQVYGNRYYGEDFRNQNQNSAQIFLDRAIYRPGQTVYFKVINTQLVNQKESVASGLSQKISIHDANGEKISDQTFKTNEFGSYNGNFILPNGKLNGQFSLQIHENGIDTYKDFRVEEYKRPKFEVTFEPIKDEYQYGQTIELKGKAMMFSGVPLSNAMVNYEIKKHNIRWMYFWWFPRGNYNENSILGEVKTNEKGEFMIKVNLKKDETLEGIQVDNYEINASVTDINGETQSANTNVKVASVSHYIKTDDIKDAFADENVTVKVETKNYNDQNLKKSYNVKLSKLLPDERIFRSNFEQQIQDLPKFSKSEFVQKFPHDYYEKKEKDSKIDKIIIERVENQTTSNDSKQPQTLDLGKLSAGKYKLELFNIEGKDTIKTEKEFEVYDKRFLNDSQKPFLKVLQPKAEFNRNEKAKIYVYSAVPNALVNIYIQNGNGETVTEQKSFKNGLVEYEVAFPKDESIDQINVQFQLVAFNDVQTKSVNLKIASDKKPLRIETVTFRDKLQPNEKEKWTVKILGDQNEKINAEVLANMYDMSLDQFAVNTYSWQQLYQKYFILNSYGINENLAQETFSKRYKYLNQEGIQFPNFSWFDGGIYGRQLRIRGYASVAAPMAVAKEAVVMDSVAGNVSGVQVEQQGLMETKTASLKTSSNVVSTKELEKIPVRQNLNETAFFYPNLMTDKDGNVSFEFTSPEALTQWKLMFLTHTKDARAATLQKEVVTQKEFSVTPNYPRFLREGDELNLQSKLSSLVNEKLIGTAQLQILDAFTNEDITQKFGISQLTAVAGYNKEQTFSLHENGNSVVNWKLKVPNDVSSIIIKIVAKAGNFSDGEQKAIAVLPNRMLVTDAVPIFVKEGQTKTFTLENLAKNTSTTATNFANTLELTTNPIWEIMFALPSLKNDQNNSADVVFNKWFADVLASEIFKANPKMKTVFDEYQSKGLLISNLEKNQELKQLLLEETPWVLESKDETEQMQKLSRIFDANTMRNSIKNDWAELKKLQNPDGGFSWYAGYPSSYYNSLYILKNLGRINEWLKGNVADYQGSEQKEMVSKLISYVDNEVNKYWDASASLSATKEVWNNYVLDYLDTRHYWENQYPLKGKGATLKNLVIKKASTAKITDFTFFGLHRAALLFDQYKLTNLSKKLMTYLKETSTETETQGVYWKQNLNDWGWYSSKTVNHAGALEAFNKLTPNDQNFIEEMKIWLVTQKEVNSWGTSRGTAEVIYTIMNSGKSWTSNESDKATILWGKPNPNFAQGREQSATGYYKKSIQSDKIDKNLGTVTITKPGAGIVQGGLFWQYYEDLDKIKSSESYISITKELYKKIKTENGEELLKITAQTPLKVGDKVTVRMILNTDRNMEFIHLKDMRAAGFEPLNVLSGYQWKNNLGYYQSTKDASTNFYIQYLPKGKYVFEYDYVCNASGTFSNGITTLQNYYAPQMNAHTQGTKVTINE, from the coding sequence ATGAAAAAATTCACAACACTTTTCACTTTTTTTCTGTTGTTTATCATAGTTACGCCAATTTTTGGACAGAAATATTACGACGACCAATGGAAAAAAATTGAAACCAATTACAAGCAAGGTTTATACAAATCCAATCTCCCAATTATTTTAGAAATCCAAAAAACCGCCATGAAAGAAAGCAATGCCGTTCAACTCATACGCTCGCTGAAAGCTGAATTCAGTATTGTGAACCAAACTCGAGATGATGAAAAAAATGATTCTTCAAGTCAGTTTTTCAAAAAATTGTCGGAATTGGACCAATCGTTGAAAGGCGAAGAAAAACTGGTTTATCAAGTTCTGTTGGGTGAATTTATCAACGATCATTATCAAGAGGATCAATGGGAAATCGATCAAAGAACCAATATCAACAATCAGGATTTCGCACAAATCGAGACTTGGTCTAAACTGGATTTTAAAAATTATTTGAACAAACATTTTGCCGATTTAGAAAAGCAGAATTCTGAGTTGCAAAAAATTTCGATGTCGAAGTACAAATCTATTTTTGAAGGAACAGAAGATTTGGATTATTTCCCGACCTTGTTTGACTATAATTCGATGAAACAAATTGATTTTCTGAAAGATGAAGATTTATTTACACCGAATGAATTGAAAGTGAACCGTTCCAAAATCAATCAGATTTATGAAGAGTTAATTACTCAAAACTCGGGAAATTCAAAACTCTATTTTCAGCATCAAAAACTGAATTACAACTGCGAATTTACCAATTGCAAAGACCAACTTTCTCAACTTCAAAATCTTTACAAAACCACTACAGAAGGTGATTACAAAGTAATGATTGCGGGTGAAATCATTGACGAATTAACAGAAGACCAAAAATATAAGGAAGCATTAATTTGGGTTGAAAGCGTAAAAAAAGAATATCCAAAATCAAAATTTCTAAACAATATTCTCAATCGAGAAAACCAGATTGTCAATCCAAATCTCACAATTTATTACGAAACGCATACACAGGCAAATCTCCCGATTCATTTGGTGGCACAAGCAAAAAATGTGGACAAATTTTCATTGAATATTTATGAGGTGAAGGACGATTTTCAGAATTTCTTGAGATATATTTCTGATTCTTACGACAAAAATAAATTCAGTGCGGTAAAAAAATCTTTGGTTCGAAAGGAATCGTTTGATTTACAGGATTTAAAGGATTACAAAACACACAACACTTCTTTTGAAATCAAACCACTTCCATCAGGAATTTATTTGGTGGAATATGTGGTGGAAAACGCGATTCAGGAGAATTTTTATTTCATCGTTACAAATTCGCGAATTATTTACAACAAAAAAGATGATCGGAAAACCATTGAAAATCAACTAAAATTAGTCAATCGCGAAAACGGAAAATCAATCTCAAGCGAAGGTTTGAAAATTTATGAATATTCACGTGGAACTAGGATGAATACTTTTCCTTTAAACACGGATAATTCAGCAAACTTTAAGTTTCCAGTTTCCCAAGACAACGAATATTATCGATTTTATCTTGTTCAACAACCCAAAACCAATGATTTCAATTTGATGCAGGTTTATGGAAACCGTTATTATGGCGAAGATTTTAGAAATCAAAACCAAAATTCTGCACAAATATTTTTAGACCGAGCGATTTATCGTCCTGGACAAACCGTTTATTTTAAAGTGATTAACACTCAATTGGTAAATCAAAAGGAAAGTGTTGCATCTGGACTTTCTCAGAAAATATCGATTCACGATGCCAATGGAGAAAAAATTTCAGATCAAACTTTCAAAACGAATGAATTCGGTTCCTACAACGGAAATTTCATCTTACCGAACGGAAAATTGAACGGACAGTTTTCGCTTCAAATTCATGAAAACGGAATTGATACCTACAAAGATTTCCGTGTGGAAGAGTACAAACGCCCAAAATTTGAGGTGACTTTCGAGCCGATTAAAGATGAATACCAATACGGACAAACCATTGAACTGAAAGGGAAAGCGATGATGTTTTCGGGAGTTCCTTTGAGCAATGCGATGGTGAATTACGAGATCAAAAAACACAATATTAGGTGGATGTATTTTTGGTGGTTTCCACGAGGGAATTATAATGAAAACTCCATTCTCGGTGAAGTGAAAACCAATGAGAAAGGCGAGTTCATGATAAAGGTAAATTTGAAAAAAGATGAAACATTAGAAGGAATTCAGGTTGATAATTACGAAATCAATGCTTCGGTAACCGATATTAATGGTGAAACACAATCTGCAAACACAAATGTGAAAGTTGCTTCGGTTTCTCATTACATTAAAACTGATGATATCAAAGACGCTTTTGCAGATGAAAATGTAACGGTAAAAGTGGAAACCAAAAACTACAACGACCAAAATCTGAAGAAATCTTACAATGTGAAACTTTCGAAATTGCTTCCTGATGAAAGAATTTTCAGAAGTAATTTTGAGCAACAAATTCAGGATTTACCGAAATTTTCGAAATCAGAATTTGTTCAGAAATTTCCACACGATTATTATGAAAAAAAGGAAAAAGATTCAAAAATTGACAAAATAATTATCGAAAGAGTTGAAAATCAAACAACTTCAAACGATAGCAAACAACCTCAAACTTTAGATTTAGGAAAATTAAGTGCAGGAAAGTATAAACTCGAACTTTTCAACATCGAAGGAAAAGACACCATTAAAACGGAAAAAGAATTTGAAGTTTACGACAAACGATTTTTGAATGATTCGCAGAAACCTTTCTTAAAAGTGCTTCAACCAAAAGCAGAATTCAACCGAAATGAAAAAGCGAAAATTTATGTTTATTCTGCTGTTCCAAATGCTTTAGTGAATATCTACATTCAAAACGGAAACGGAGAAACGGTGACCGAACAAAAATCTTTCAAAAATGGTTTGGTGGAGTATGAAGTCGCTTTTCCAAAAGATGAAAGTATCGACCAAATCAATGTTCAGTTTCAATTGGTAGCTTTTAACGATGTTCAAACTAAGAGTGTCAATCTGAAAATTGCTTCCGACAAAAAACCACTGCGAATTGAAACCGTGACGTTCCGTGACAAATTGCAGCCGAACGAAAAAGAAAAATGGACGGTGAAAATTTTGGGCGACCAAAACGAAAAAATCAATGCTGAAGTTTTGGCGAATATGTACGATATGTCGCTTGATCAGTTTGCGGTGAACACGTATTCTTGGCAACAGCTTTACCAAAAATATTTCATTCTGAATTCTTACGGAATCAATGAAAATTTGGCGCAGGAAACTTTTAGCAAAAGATATAAATACTTGAACCAAGAAGGAATTCAGTTCCCGAATTTCAGTTGGTTTGATGGAGGGATTTACGGACGTCAATTACGAATTAGAGGTTATGCATCTGTTGCCGCACCAATGGCAGTTGCAAAGGAAGCAGTTGTAATGGATTCGGTTGCAGGTAATGTTTCTGGTGTGCAAGTTGAACAGCAAGGATTAATGGAAACAAAAACCGCATCACTGAAAACAAGTTCAAATGTTGTATCAACAAAAGAATTAGAGAAAATCCCCGTTCGCCAAAATCTGAACGAAACCGCATTTTTCTATCCAAATTTAATGACCGACAAAGACGGAAATGTTTCATTCGAATTTACTTCTCCGGAAGCATTAACACAATGGAAACTGATGTTTTTGACACACACGAAAGATGCAAGAGCCGCAACTTTGCAGAAAGAAGTCGTAACCCAAAAAGAATTTTCTGTAACGCCGAATTATCCAAGGTTTTTGAGAGAAGGCGATGAACTGAATTTGCAATCAAAACTCTCAAGTTTGGTCAATGAAAAATTGATTGGAACAGCGCAATTGCAGATTTTGGATGCTTTTACCAACGAAGATATTACACAAAAATTCGGAATTTCCCAATTGACGGCGGTTGCAGGTTACAACAAAGAACAGACTTTCTCTCTGCATGAAAACGGAAATTCAGTGGTGAATTGGAAATTGAAAGTTCCAAACGATGTTTCTTCCATCATCATTAAAATCGTTGCGAAAGCAGGAAATTTCAGCGACGGTGAGCAAAAAGCAATTGCGGTTTTACCAAACAGAATGTTGGTTACCGATGCCGTGCCGATTTTTGTGAAGGAAGGTCAAACCAAAACTTTCACTTTGGAAAATTTGGCTAAAAATACTTCGACTACGGCGACAAATTTTGCGAATACTTTGGAACTGACGACCAATCCTATTTGGGAAATTATGTTTGCGCTTCCAAGCTTGAAAAACGACCAGAATAATTCTGCGGATGTGGTTTTCAACAAATGGTTTGCCGATGTTTTGGCTTCCGAAATATTTAAAGCCAATCCAAAAATGAAAACTGTTTTTGATGAATATCAAAGCAAAGGCTTGTTGATTTCCAATTTGGAAAAAAATCAAGAGTTGAAACAATTACTTTTAGAAGAAACGCCTTGGGTTTTGGAAAGCAAGGATGAAACGGAACAGATGCAGAAATTGTCTCGAATTTTCGATGCGAACACGATGCGAAATTCCATTAAAAACGATTGGGCAGAACTGAAAAAACTGCAAAATCCTGACGGCGGATTTTCTTGGTATGCAGGTTATCCGAGTTCGTACTACAATTCGCTGTATATTCTGAAAAATTTAGGCAGAATCAATGAATGGTTGAAAGGAAATGTTGCTGATTATCAGGGAAGTGAGCAAAAAGAAATGGTTTCCAAACTGATTTCTTATGTGGATAATGAAGTGAACAAATATTGGGACGCTTCGGCTTCGCTCAGCGCGACAAAAGAGGTATGGAATAATTATGTTTTGGATTATCTTGATACCCGTCATTATTGGGAAAATCAATATCCATTAAAAGGAAAAGGCGCGACGTTGAAAAACTTGGTCATCAAAAAAGCATCAACTGCGAAAATCACCGATTTCACGTTCTTTGGACTACATCGTGCAGCATTGTTATTTGATCAGTATAAACTCACGAATTTGTCGAAAAAGTTGATGACTTATTTAAAGGAAACCTCGACTGAAACGGAAACTCAAGGAGTTTATTGGAAGCAAAATCTGAACGATTGGGGATGGTATTCTTCAAAAACCGTGAATCATGCGGGAGCGTTGGAAGCGTTTAACAAACTCACTCCAAACGACCAAAATTTCATTGAGGAAATGAAGATTTGGTTGGTCACTCAAAAAGAAGTGAATTCTTGGGGAACGTCGCGTGGAACAGCGGAAGTGATTTACACGATTATGAATTCAGGAAAATCTTGGACTTCCAATGAAAGTGACAAAGCAACTATTTTATGGGGAAAACCTAATCCAAATTTTGCACAAGGTAGAGAGCAAAGTGCGACTGGATATTACAAAAAATCAATTCAATCTGATAAAATCGACAAAAATTTAGGAACAGTCACCATTACAAAACCTGGTGCAGGAATTGTTCAGGGTGGTTTATTTTGGCAGTATTACGAAGATTTGGATAAAATAAAATCTTCTGAAAGCTATATTTCCATCACCAAAGAACTTTATAAAAAAATCAAAACTGAGAATGGGGAAGAGTTGTTGAAAATTACCGCTCAAACTCCATTGAAAGTGGGCGATAAAGTAACAGTAAGAATGATTTTGAACACAGACAGAAATATGGAATTCATTCACCTGAAAGATATGCGAGCTGCAGGTTTTGAACCTTTAAATGTTTTGTCCGGTTATCAATGGAAAAACAATTTAGGTTATTATCAATCCACAAAAGATGCTTCCACCAATTTCTATATTCAATACCTACCGAAAGGAAAATACGTTTTTGAATACGATTATGTGTGCAATGCTTCGGGAACGTTCAGCAACGGAATTACCACTTTGCAAAACTATTACGCACCGCAGATGAATGCGCATACGCAGGGAACGAAAGTGACGATTAATGAATAA
- a CDS encoding UbiA prenyltransferase family protein: MQILKLLKKYVIDSEIYVSLMGTFLAIFFMLEQNVFRFPTVILIFITYFSGYLYTKYQNHYLFSKVLIFNIICGIVSLTLIILNHNEIRILKWFFIVILGLLYNSYFLENYIRKVPLLKVFYVGFTWALINSWLILPQFHFTIFLISLFFVTALVLPFDIRDMKVDDVVTFPRLIGVENTKYLAYFLIFLSLMISIFYLKTEFAISFALTSILTYILIYFSENSNKDSYFSFWVESLSGLPFAFWLVNWLIN, encoded by the coding sequence ATGCAGATTCTAAAATTACTAAAAAAATACGTGATCGACAGCGAAATCTATGTTTCTTTGATGGGCACTTTTTTGGCAATTTTTTTCATGTTGGAGCAAAATGTATTCCGCTTTCCGACGGTGATTTTAATCTTCATTACGTATTTCAGCGGCTATCTTTACACCAAATATCAAAACCATTATTTATTTAGCAAAGTATTGATTTTCAACATCATTTGCGGAATCGTTTCTTTAACATTAATTATTCTTAATCATAACGAAATCCGAATTTTAAAATGGTTCTTCATCGTGATTTTGGGATTGCTTTACAATAGTTATTTCTTGGAGAATTATATAAGAAAAGTTCCATTATTAAAGGTTTTTTATGTAGGATTTACCTGGGCTTTAATCAATTCCTGGCTGATTTTACCACAATTTCATTTCACTATTTTTCTCATCAGTTTATTTTTTGTGACGGCTTTGGTTTTGCCATTCGATATTCGGGATATGAAAGTGGATGATGTCGTGACTTTTCCAAGGTTAATAGGAGTTGAAAACACGAAATATCTTGCTTATTTTCTTATTTTTTTGAGTTTAATGATTTCCATTTTTTATCTAAAAACTGAATTTGCAATTTCCTTTGCTTTAACCTCAATCTTAACCTATATCCTTATTTATTTTTCAGAAAACTCTAACAAAGATTCTTACTTTTCGTTTTGGGTGGAAAGTTTAAGCGGATTACCTTTTGCTTTTTGGCTAGTAAATTGGCTTATAAATTGA
- a CDS encoding BamA/TamA family outer membrane protein, which yields MQLKYLLTVILLTCFSCVLAQEKKDSIYTKIEEFSDKRKVTKFLHRFIFRREADSVSVKTDTKEKNTTQFNGKFIRHIEIETVDPFGYTISNKNKDTKWYDRLAEKIHIDSRKSTIRNYLFFKEGEEFNSQKLYESERMLRSVNFINRVNINVSESEDSKDSLDVHVKVLDSWSLKPRMSFSGSKIGLGITEANLLGLGHELNFYFTNNFKEKKNNFFGSYTTNNLFGTFINATILGEKDFENNERVSFSARRDFFSPLTRWAGGFTFDYFKRKVGLPILNASNIPEVQIKVFSQDLWGGYQFPVFISNDGKISRNIAVLGRFQNYQYKDKPEIDGGDFFHSTNSFLASAVFTDRKFSVEKNIFQYNLPEDIPYGKSFGLTGGFLARSNQAIPYGGVSASIGDFNSLGYFNLKAQYGRFFSKEKDRQNEFRLDGTYFTPLQDWKFAKVRHFLSPTFAIGNWRYQYSYKDRMNLSGWDEFPMYNGDYIGTKKFILRYQLQLFINKSWKNFHFSPYLNATLGWLSQNGDPLFKSKTETKFGIGALIDNPYLVFNRIKVSFVYYPKLPIDNKPGFEFNSFGNDGMPLSSFGTEVPQFVNFGN from the coding sequence TTGCAATTAAAATACCTTTTAACTGTAATTCTGCTTACTTGTTTTTCTTGTGTTTTGGCGCAAGAGAAAAAGGATTCGATTTACACTAAAATTGAAGAATTTTCAGACAAAAGAAAAGTTACCAAATTTCTGCACCGTTTTATTTTTAGGAGAGAGGCTGATTCAGTTTCTGTAAAAACGGATACTAAAGAAAAAAACACGACACAATTCAACGGAAAATTCATTCGGCACATTGAAATTGAAACGGTGGATCCTTTTGGTTATACGATTTCCAACAAAAATAAAGACACAAAATGGTACGATCGGCTTGCTGAAAAAATCCATATTGATTCCAGAAAATCAACCATCCGGAATTATCTTTTTTTCAAGGAAGGTGAAGAATTTAATTCCCAAAAACTGTACGAATCTGAGCGTATGTTAAGAAGCGTAAACTTTATAAACCGTGTAAACATTAATGTTTCGGAAAGCGAAGATTCTAAAGATTCTCTCGATGTTCATGTAAAAGTTCTAGATTCCTGGAGTTTGAAACCGCGCATGAGTTTCTCGGGAAGTAAGATCGGGTTAGGAATTACAGAAGCAAACCTTCTTGGTTTGGGTCACGAATTAAATTTTTATTTCACCAATAATTTTAAGGAGAAAAAAAATAATTTCTTTGGAAGCTACACCACCAATAATCTTTTCGGAACGTTCATCAATGCGACTATTTTGGGCGAAAAAGATTTCGAAAATAATGAAAGAGTCAGTTTCAGTGCAAGACGGGATTTCTTTTCTCCGCTCACAAGATGGGCAGGAGGATTTACATTTGATTATTTCAAACGAAAGGTTGGGTTGCCAATATTAAATGCATCAAATATTCCTGAAGTTCAAATCAAAGTTTTCAGCCAAGATTTGTGGGGAGGTTATCAATTTCCGGTATTCATTAGCAACGATGGAAAAATTTCCAGAAACATTGCGGTTTTGGGAAGGTTTCAAAACTATCAATATAAAGACAAACCCGAAATTGACGGTGGAGATTTTTTTCATTCTACCAATAGTTTTTTAGCATCTGCAGTTTTTACGGACAGGAAATTTTCTGTGGAAAAAAATATTTTTCAATACAATCTTCCTGAAGATATTCCTTATGGGAAATCATTTGGTTTAACAGGTGGGTTTTTAGCAAGAAGCAACCAAGCCATTCCTTATGGTGGAGTCTCGGCTTCCATTGGAGATTTCAATAGTTTGGGATATTTTAATTTAAAGGCTCAATATGGGAGATTTTTCAGTAAAGAGAAAGACCGACAAAACGAATTTCGTTTAGACGGAACTTACTTCACCCCTCTGCAAGATTGGAAATTTGCCAAAGTCCGCCATTTCCTCTCTCCCACTTTCGCCATCGGAAATTGGCGTTATCAATATTCCTACAAAGACCGAATGAATCTTTCAGGATGGGACGAATTCCCAATGTACAACGGAGATTATATTGGGACTAAAAAATTCATTCTACGTTATCAACTGCAATTGTTCATCAATAAATCTTGGAAAAATTTCCATTTCAGTCCATATTTGAATGCAACATTGGGTTGGTTGTCACAAAATGGCGACCCTTTATTCAAATCCAAAACGGAGACAAAGTTTGGAATTGGTGCCTTGATTGACAATCCGTATTTGGTATTCAACAGAATTAAGGTTTCGTTCGTATATTACCCGAAACTTCCGATTGACAATAAACCTGGATTTGAATTCAACAGTTTTGGAAATGACGGAATGCCGTTAAGTTCTTTTGGCACGGAAGTTCCGCAGTTTGTGAATTTCGGGAATTAG
- the recF gene encoding DNA replication/repair protein RecF (All proteins in this family for which functions are known are DNA-binding proteins that assist the filamentation of RecA onto DNA for the initiation of recombination or recombinational repair.): protein MTIQKLTLQNFKNHLSKSFEFSPQINCFVGNNGVGKTNVLDALHYLSVGKSFLGNTDLNNIHTSTPLSVAEDFFTIEGEIFDGEKENIIKIQQPKEAKKIIKKNDKSYDRIADHIGFLPSVIISPYDSNLISDSGESRRKFLDAMISQTDSEYLFNLIQYQKTVQQRNALLKSFAKNRYFDAESLEIYNEPLIKFGTKIFEKRKEFIHSILPLIQNYYEIISNGKEKVSVIYNSDLNEESFENLLNKNLEKDRILTYTSKGIHKDDLLFEMNGNLLKKIGSQGQQKSFLIALKLSQMNRIKEITGKTPILLLDDIFDKLDDSRVSQLIELVNQEHFGQIFITDTHKERTENVVRKITDESKIFEI, encoded by the coding sequence ATGACCATCCAAAAACTCACCCTACAAAACTTCAAAAACCACCTTTCAAAATCATTTGAATTTTCACCACAAATCAACTGTTTCGTGGGAAATAATGGTGTTGGGAAAACCAATGTTTTGGATGCGCTTCATTATCTTTCCGTTGGGAAATCTTTTTTGGGAAATACAGATTTAAACAACATTCACACTTCGACTCCGCTCAGTGTGGCAGAAGATTTCTTCACGATTGAAGGCGAAATTTTCGATGGTGAAAAGGAAAACATCATCAAAATTCAGCAACCGAAAGAAGCCAAAAAAATCATCAAGAAAAACGATAAATCTTACGACAGAATTGCAGACCACATCGGATTTTTACCGAGCGTGATTATTTCTCCTTACGACTCCAATTTAATTTCAGATTCAGGGGAAAGCCGCAGAAAGTTTTTGGATGCGATGATTTCTCAAACCGATTCGGAATATCTTTTTAATTTAATTCAGTATCAAAAAACGGTTCAGCAAAGGAATGCGCTTTTGAAATCTTTCGCGAAAAACCGATATTTCGATGCGGAAAGCTTGGAGATTTATAATGAGCCATTAATTAAATTCGGTACCAAAATTTTTGAGAAAAGAAAAGAGTTTATACATTCCATTTTACCTTTAATCCAAAATTATTATGAGATTATTTCAAACGGAAAAGAAAAAGTTTCGGTAATTTATAATTCAGATTTAAATGAAGAAAGTTTTGAAAACCTGCTGAATAAAAACCTTGAAAAAGACCGTATTTTAACCTACACTTCAAAAGGAATCCACAAAGACGATTTGCTTTTTGAGATGAACGGAAATCTGTTAAAAAAAATCGGAAGTCAAGGTCAGCAAAAATCATTTTTAATTGCTTTAAAACTCTCTCAAATGAACAGAATTAAAGAAATCACAGGAAAAACTCCTATCCTTTTGCTCGACGATATTTTTGATAAACTGGATGATTCCAGAGTTTCACAATTGATTGAATTGGTGAATCAGGAACATTTTGGACAGATTTTTATTACCGATACCCATAAAGAAAGAACAGAAAATGTGGTGAGGAAAATTACTGACGAAAGTAAAATTTTTGAAATTTGA